A stretch of the Haloarcula ordinaria genome encodes the following:
- a CDS encoding DUF7089 family protein produces the protein MFTERSLSGELAGVRETHAPGALVVDCEQDFETLDPAVAEDLLLLTDRVDPLSYDPSWVPTDSPEELHRFAGSDFTIGMPGDGGIAWTHQTDPPCVFVKPRLAGSPDDFVDFLLAEALVQAGLGEPEHFLGFFEAEYPAFADVARPHMGPADTYQLAAALYDAYIGLQTRPVFADWDDEYPRLFDAWVDAGERLEPRLDDLVGEVARGQTGFAPAAELACSALKHGLDLPAPFAALDTDAYGDHGPDYAIQWTETTFEKLE, from the coding sequence ATGTTCACCGAACGCTCGCTGTCGGGCGAACTGGCCGGCGTCCGGGAGACGCACGCGCCCGGCGCGCTCGTCGTCGACTGCGAGCAGGACTTCGAGACGCTCGACCCTGCGGTCGCGGAGGACCTCCTCCTGCTGACCGACAGAGTCGACCCACTCTCCTACGACCCGTCCTGGGTCCCGACAGACTCGCCCGAGGAACTCCACCGGTTCGCAGGCAGTGACTTCACCATCGGGATGCCCGGCGACGGCGGCATCGCCTGGACCCACCAGACGGACCCGCCCTGCGTGTTCGTCAAACCGCGGCTCGCAGGGTCGCCCGACGACTTCGTCGACTTCCTGCTGGCCGAGGCGCTGGTCCAGGCCGGCCTCGGCGAGCCGGAGCACTTCCTGGGCTTCTTCGAGGCCGAGTATCCGGCGTTCGCGGACGTCGCCCGGCCGCACATGGGCCCCGCGGACACCTACCAGCTGGCCGCCGCGCTGTACGACGCCTACATCGGGTTGCAGACCCGCCCCGTCTTCGCCGACTGGGACGACGAGTATCCGCGGCTGTTCGACGCCTGGGTCGACGCCGGCGAGCGGCTCGAACCCCGGCTGGACGACCTCGTCGGCGAAGTTGCCAGGGGCCAGACGGGGTTCGCCCCGGCGGCCGAACTGGCCTGTAGCGCCCTGAAACACGGTCTCGACCTGCCGGCCCCCTTCGCCGCGCTGGATACGGACGCCTACGGCGACCACGGTCCCGACTACGCGATTCAGTGGACCGAGACGACCTTCGAGAAACTGGAGTGA
- the tatC gene encoding twin-arginine translocase subunit TatC has product MASPLDEDTVRTVQNGRATLGSMLRSAQTHLQKVFIVFVVGMIGTIMALQYGAWDRLRNDLLYSQMDLTTREATSIVAVTPFDVILLQVKIGAVIGILMSLPLLIYFGRDGLRERGWWPADKIPVWKGAVFTVVSLALFFGGVAYAYELFFPLMFDFLAGDAFKAGFTPQYSIVKWFQFVFMLAISFGLAAQLPLVMTVLSYTEIVPYETFRDKWRLSVLGIFAFGALFSPPDPFTQIMWAAPLCGLYGISLALAKLAMLLRRSSDLVSTRTVAREHWNTVLGGAVLAGGAVYYLLATPAFQYVQAVEAVAAQYSSRLTGNVQPPQLFGLPAETTAIVIAALFGLVGAVVVLYYHVLGALSANAGRGPIGDPAAIDIGELNASAVEVAPPEVFEEMTEEEALAHADTALSADDRDKAQMILDRWDMAHEDDGEGGEGGAGVAGNEDDAEDQDVLTSTTAGVFNAFTEDETTEDDIGGYYYDIRFILDSLASKAFWILGIFGAVLAGAFLFLYQGGIGEIQRTFVSRLPPEMAQEVNIVTLHPVEHLVFIVKFSTILGAVSVIPLVAYFAWPAMRDRGLVVGNRNVLLVWGGTLFAALVGGSLVGFLYVAPMTISAIAYDQLQANMVISYRVSDFGWLVFFLTIGIGLLAEIPVTMFLFHRGGIIPFELMYSRWREVVIAIVTISAIVSPNGIFTMFIVGIPTALAYLLGLGILWVYTLGGRRTPKRRSEPAD; this is encoded by the coding sequence ATGGCGAGCCCGCTCGACGAGGACACCGTCAGGACGGTCCAGAACGGCCGTGCCACGCTGGGGTCGATGCTCCGCAGCGCACAGACGCACCTCCAGAAGGTGTTTATCGTCTTCGTCGTCGGGATGATCGGGACCATCATGGCCCTGCAGTACGGGGCCTGGGACCGCCTCCGGAACGACCTGCTGTACTCGCAGATGGACCTGACGACCCGCGAAGCGACGAGCATCGTCGCCGTCACGCCGTTCGACGTCATCCTGTTACAGGTGAAGATCGGTGCCGTCATCGGCATCCTCATGTCGCTGCCGTTGCTGATCTACTTCGGTCGCGACGGGCTCCGCGAGCGCGGTTGGTGGCCCGCAGACAAGATTCCGGTCTGGAAGGGGGCCGTCTTCACCGTGGTCAGCCTGGCGCTCTTCTTCGGCGGGGTCGCCTACGCCTACGAGCTGTTCTTCCCCCTGATGTTCGACTTCCTGGCCGGCGACGCGTTCAAGGCCGGGTTCACGCCGCAGTACTCCATCGTCAAGTGGTTCCAGTTCGTGTTCATGCTGGCGATCTCGTTCGGCCTGGCGGCCCAGCTCCCGCTGGTGATGACCGTCCTCTCGTACACCGAGATCGTCCCCTACGAGACCTTCCGCGACAAGTGGCGCCTCTCGGTGCTGGGCATCTTCGCGTTCGGCGCCCTGTTCTCCCCGCCGGACCCGTTCACGCAGATTATGTGGGCAGCACCGCTGTGTGGCCTCTACGGCATCAGCCTCGCGCTGGCGAAGCTGGCGATGCTCCTCCGTCGGTCCAGCGACCTCGTGAGCACGCGGACCGTTGCCCGCGAGCACTGGAACACCGTCCTGGGCGGCGCCGTGCTCGCCGGCGGCGCGGTGTACTACCTGCTCGCGACGCCCGCCTTCCAGTACGTCCAGGCGGTCGAAGCGGTCGCCGCACAGTACTCCTCGCGACTGACGGGGAACGTCCAGCCCCCGCAGTTGTTCGGCCTCCCGGCCGAGACGACGGCCATCGTCATCGCCGCACTCTTCGGCCTCGTCGGCGCCGTCGTCGTCCTCTACTACCACGTGCTGGGCGCGCTGTCGGCCAACGCCGGCAGGGGGCCTATCGGCGACCCGGCGGCCATCGACATCGGCGAGTTGAACGCGTCTGCAGTCGAAGTCGCACCCCCGGAGGTCTTCGAGGAGATGACCGAGGAGGAGGCGCTGGCGCACGCCGACACGGCGCTCTCTGCCGACGACCGGGACAAGGCCCAGATGATACTCGACCGCTGGGACATGGCCCACGAGGACGACGGCGAGGGCGGTGAGGGCGGCGCCGGTGTGGCAGGGAACGAGGACGACGCCGAGGACCAGGACGTCCTCACGTCGACCACCGCCGGGGTGTTCAACGCGTTCACCGAGGACGAGACCACCGAGGACGACATCGGCGGCTACTACTACGACATCCGCTTCATCCTGGACTCCCTCGCCTCCAAGGCGTTCTGGATTCTGGGCATCTTCGGCGCCGTCCTGGCCGGGGCCTTCCTCTTTCTCTACCAGGGCGGCATCGGCGAGATACAGCGGACGTTCGTCAGCCGGCTCCCGCCGGAGATGGCCCAGGAGGTCAACATCGTCACGTTACACCCCGTCGAGCACCTCGTGTTCATTGTCAAGTTCTCGACCATCCTCGGGGCCGTCTCGGTGATTCCGCTGGTGGCGTACTTCGCCTGGCCGGCGATGCGCGACCGGGGGCTCGTCGTCGGAAACCGGAACGTCCTGCTCGTCTGGGGCGGGACGCTGTTCGCCGCGCTCGTGGGCGGCAGTCTCGTGGGTTTCCTCTACGTCGCCCCGATGACCATCTCCGCCATCGCCTACGACCAGCTGCAGGCCAACATGGTCATCTCCTACCGGGTGAGCGACTTCGGCTGGCTCGTCTTCTTCCTCACCATCGGTATCGGCCTGCTGGCCGAGATTCCGGTGACGATGTTCCTGTTCCACCGCGGCGGCATCATCCCGTTCGAGTTGATGTACAGCCGCTGGCGCGAGGTGGTCATCGCCATCGTCACCATCTCCGCCATCGTCTCGCCGAACGGCATCTTCACGATGTTCATCGTCGGCATCCCCACCGCGCTCGCGTACCTGCTGGGACTCGGTATCCTGTGGGTGTACACGCTCGGCGGGCGACGGACGCCGAAACGGCGGAGCGAGCCCGCCGACTGA
- a CDS encoding helix-hairpin-helix domain-containing protein, producing MEFESVPGVGAKTAEALRQLDDPERALREGDVAALARAPGISDGRAARIARGAIRAEHDDPGGFAATPRARTVFRDALGLVQERTVTDYAASRLETLYPSGVRSRIEEVREFSERAMARDPDPEVLAALEAVEPLSEPGDVRVRDRCLATSDAERYAEAKEAIPEVSVEVVDDARQLAELARSYSTVVALDESFAGVDVEGDVRVDPNALDNPESVVPERVLTFFARNRDRVRAATEVHRAAGLEAPCDLDTLDSALEQLDPDGNVRGDDELDRLSTAVDDLDAAVSTAESAANDHLREAIEERDVTIEGTDLLSLVERGAGVDSLLQRELADEYAAAVEKARDHLVDALGLVDTEDMARRAFPDEPAYPVEHEERVVSRLREELTAARDRRATRRKQELADDLAELRADADALVDAALELDVELAVSRFAADFECTMPEVTEEPGFDIRGGRSPLLDVPFDEVDPVDYAVSGVTVLSGVNSGGKTSTLDLVALVTTLAHMGLPVPAESARIGRIGELHYHAKTQGTLDAGAFEATLREFGDLVSEVDGQSTANGTGGDAASSDGGTDRRVMVLVDELESITEPGASAKIMAGILEALSDSRATAVFVSHLARDIREAAAIDVSIDGIEAIGLADGELRVERSPVKGKLARSTPELIVEKLADDGEGFYADLLEKFD from the coding sequence ATGGAGTTCGAATCGGTGCCGGGCGTGGGGGCGAAGACGGCCGAGGCGCTCCGCCAGCTCGACGACCCCGAGCGAGCACTGCGGGAGGGCGACGTCGCGGCGCTCGCCCGGGCCCCGGGCATCAGCGACGGGCGGGCCGCGCGCATCGCACGCGGGGCCATCCGGGCCGAACACGACGACCCCGGGGGGTTCGCGGCGACGCCGCGAGCCCGGACGGTGTTCCGCGACGCGCTGGGGCTGGTCCAGGAGCGGACCGTCACCGACTACGCCGCCAGCCGACTGGAGACGCTGTATCCCAGCGGGGTCCGAAGCCGAATCGAGGAGGTCCGTGAGTTCAGCGAGCGGGCGATGGCCCGTGACCCGGACCCCGAGGTCCTCGCCGCGCTCGAAGCCGTCGAACCGCTCTCCGAACCCGGCGACGTCCGGGTCCGCGACCGCTGTCTGGCGACGAGCGACGCCGAGCGCTACGCCGAGGCCAAGGAAGCCATCCCGGAGGTGAGCGTCGAGGTGGTCGACGACGCCCGTCAACTTGCAGAACTCGCCCGGTCGTACTCGACGGTCGTCGCGCTGGACGAGTCCTTTGCCGGCGTCGACGTCGAGGGGGACGTCCGCGTCGACCCGAACGCGCTCGACAATCCCGAGTCGGTCGTCCCCGAGCGCGTGCTGACCTTCTTCGCCCGGAACCGCGACCGGGTGCGGGCGGCCACCGAAGTCCACCGGGCCGCCGGCCTCGAGGCTCCGTGTGACCTGGATACCCTCGACTCGGCGCTCGAACAGCTCGACCCCGACGGGAACGTCCGGGGCGACGACGAACTCGACCGCCTCTCCACCGCGGTCGACGACCTGGACGCCGCCGTCTCGACGGCCGAGAGCGCCGCCAACGACCACCTGCGCGAGGCCATCGAGGAGCGCGACGTCACCATCGAGGGCACCGACCTGCTCTCGCTGGTCGAACGGGGCGCCGGCGTCGACTCCCTCCTGCAGCGCGAACTGGCCGACGAGTACGCCGCGGCCGTCGAGAAGGCCCGCGACCACCTCGTCGACGCCCTGGGACTCGTCGATACAGAGGACATGGCCCGCCGTGCGTTCCCGGACGAACCGGCCTACCCCGTCGAGCACGAGGAGCGCGTCGTCAGCCGACTGCGAGAGGAATTGACCGCCGCGCGGGACCGCCGGGCGACCCGCCGGAAACAGGAGCTGGCCGACGACCTCGCCGAGCTGCGCGCCGACGCCGACGCGCTCGTCGACGCCGCGCTGGAACTCGACGTGGAACTCGCCGTGTCCCGCTTCGCCGCCGACTTCGAGTGCACCATGCCCGAGGTGACCGAGGAACCCGGCTTCGACATCCGGGGCGGCCGCTCGCCGCTGCTCGACGTTCCCTTCGACGAGGTAGACCCGGTCGACTACGCCGTCTCGGGCGTGACGGTGCTCTCGGGAGTCAACAGCGGCGGGAAGACCTCGACGCTGGACCTGGTGGCGCTCGTGACGACGCTTGCCCACATGGGGCTGCCCGTACCCGCAGAATCGGCCCGCATCGGCCGCATCGGCGAACTCCACTACCACGCGAAGACCCAGGGGACGCTCGACGCCGGCGCGTTCGAGGCGACCTTGCGGGAGTTCGGCGACCTGGTGAGCGAGGTCGACGGCCAGTCGACCGCGAACGGGACCGGCGGTGACGCCGCGAGCAGCGACGGGGGCACCGACCGCCGGGTCATGGTGCTGGTCGACGAGCTCGAGTCCATCACCGAACCCGGCGCGAGCGCGAAGATTATGGCCGGCATCCTCGAGGCGCTCAGCGACAGTCGGGCGACGGCCGTCTTCGTCTCGCACCTCGCCCGCGACATCCGCGAGGCCGCCGCCATCGACGTGAGCATCGACGGCATCGAGGCCATCGGCCTGGCGGACGGGGAGCTGCGGGTCGAGCGCTCGCCGGTGAAGGGGAAACTCGCACGCTCGACGCCGGAACTCATCGTCGAGAAACTCGCCGACGACGGCGAGGGATTCTACGCCGACCTGCTGGAGAAGTTCGACTAG
- a CDS encoding ORC1-type DNA replication protein — protein MSDDPEEGMLGWDESVFRDESVFEIDWLPETFKHRETQMETLKYALRPAVRGSRPLNVIARGPPGTGKTTATQILFDELTAQTDVQAVRVNCQVESTRYAVFSRLFAEIFEYEPPSSGISFKKLFSQITDRLVERDQVLVVALDDVNYLFYENEASDTLYSLLRAHEAHSGARIGVICVSSDLDLDVIDALDTRVQSVFRPEEVYFNKYGQAEIVDILDERVDRGFHDGAVGPQVLDRVAVLTEEQGGDLRVGIDLLRRAGMNAEMRASRTVEREDVEEAYDKSKYVHLSRRLRELSDSEAALVEVIADHDGKRAGDIYDVFHGATDLGYTRYSEIINKLDQLGIIDAEYTNVDGRGRSRELTLNYDADAVLDRL, from the coding sequence ATGAGCGACGACCCCGAGGAGGGGATGCTCGGCTGGGACGAGTCCGTCTTCCGGGACGAGTCCGTCTTCGAGATCGACTGGCTCCCGGAGACGTTCAAGCACCGGGAGACGCAGATGGAGACGCTGAAGTACGCGCTCCGCCCGGCAGTCCGTGGCTCCCGGCCCCTGAACGTCATCGCGCGCGGTCCGCCCGGTACTGGGAAGACGACCGCGACCCAGATTCTGTTCGACGAGTTGACCGCCCAGACCGACGTGCAGGCGGTGCGGGTCAACTGCCAGGTCGAATCCACCCGCTACGCCGTATTCTCCCGCCTGTTCGCCGAGATATTCGAGTACGAGCCCCCCTCCTCGGGCATCTCTTTCAAGAAGCTCTTCTCCCAGATTACCGACCGGCTGGTCGAGCGCGACCAGGTGCTCGTCGTCGCCCTGGACGACGTGAACTACCTCTTCTACGAGAACGAGGCCAGCGACACGCTGTACTCGCTGTTGCGCGCCCACGAAGCTCACAGCGGGGCGCGGATCGGCGTCATCTGCGTCTCCTCGGACCTGGACCTGGACGTCATCGATGCGCTCGATACCCGCGTCCAGTCGGTCTTCCGGCCCGAAGAGGTCTACTTCAACAAGTACGGGCAGGCCGAGATCGTCGACATCCTCGACGAGCGCGTCGACCGGGGCTTCCACGACGGTGCGGTCGGCCCGCAGGTCCTCGACAGAGTCGCGGTACTCACCGAGGAGCAGGGCGGCGACCTCCGGGTGGGCATCGACCTCCTGCGCCGGGCGGGGATGAACGCCGAGATGCGCGCCTCTCGAACGGTCGAGCGCGAGGACGTCGAGGAGGCCTACGACAAGTCGAAGTACGTCCACCTCTCGCGGCGACTCCGGGAGCTCTCGGACTCGGAGGCCGCGCTCGTCGAGGTCATCGCCGACCACGACGGCAAGCGGGCCGGCGACATCTACGACGTGTTCCACGGGGCGACCGACCTGGGGTACACCCGCTACTCCGAGATAATCAACAAGCTCGACCAGCTCGGTATCATCGACGCCGAGTACACCAACGTCGACGGCCGGGGCCGCTCCCGCGAGCTGACGCTCAACTACGACGCCGACGCGGTGCTGGACCGGCTCTGA
- a CDS encoding MATE family efflux transporter — MLRRSLTRLVRGVPALLSRAGLVDREKATAATDLAAPVMVTGGLRVLLRLADFLMVGIALGDTAIAGLEIGFQYYFVGFGLSLAVSSGTISVVSRLQGSGESARADLAVKQSLWLALALSAPLTAISWLAPDLLIGVLTDDPTTIDLGATYLSIVMLSMAPRFWSMVAARALAGSADTRTPMYVRLLSLPTNVALNAVLIFGLGPFPELGIAGAAWGTAIANTLAAVIFFALLASGRYAVRLPLEGPQFDAGLLKEIIRVALPLSGMRLLQTFARFPFLFVLGVLGTPTLAAYAIGRRVMLLALMPAWGYSTAASTLVGQHLGADDAESATDYGWQTLRVALAVQLAVGAVLVVLARPIVGLFGTAYPDLAAQFVRVFGLIVAGFSISRTMRGSLRGAGDTRWPLYGTILGAYGFRIPVAILALPTAFVLTVPVVGVAVSPGLGLGLPAIFVALVGDFYLKAAVNTGRFWSGKWRDVAARAGVGASGD, encoded by the coding sequence ATGCTCCGTCGCTCGTTGACGCGCCTGGTCCGGGGCGTTCCGGCGCTGCTCTCGCGGGCCGGGCTGGTCGACCGCGAGAAGGCCACAGCCGCGACGGACCTGGCGGCGCCGGTGATGGTCACCGGCGGGCTCCGGGTCCTGCTCCGGCTGGCGGACTTCCTGATGGTCGGCATCGCGCTGGGCGACACCGCCATCGCCGGCCTGGAGATCGGCTTCCAGTACTACTTCGTCGGCTTCGGCCTCTCGCTGGCCGTCTCGTCGGGGACCATCAGCGTCGTCTCGCGGCTCCAGGGCAGCGGTGAGTCCGCCCGGGCCGACCTCGCCGTCAAGCAGTCCTTGTGGCTGGCGCTGGCGCTCTCCGCGCCGCTGACCGCCATCTCGTGGCTCGCACCGGACCTGCTGATCGGCGTGCTGACCGACGACCCCACGACCATCGACCTCGGGGCGACGTACCTCTCTATCGTGATGCTGTCGATGGCCCCGCGGTTCTGGAGCATGGTCGCCGCCCGCGCGCTGGCCGGCAGCGCCGACACCCGGACGCCGATGTACGTCCGGCTGTTGAGCCTCCCGACGAACGTCGCGCTCAACGCCGTGCTCATCTTCGGCCTGGGACCGTTCCCCGAGCTCGGCATCGCCGGAGCGGCGTGGGGGACCGCCATCGCGAACACGCTGGCGGCGGTCATCTTCTTCGCGCTGCTGGCCTCGGGGCGCTACGCCGTCCGCCTGCCGCTGGAGGGACCGCAGTTCGACGCCGGACTGCTCAAGGAGATTATCCGCGTCGCGCTGCCGCTCTCGGGGATGCGCCTGCTCCAGACGTTCGCACGCTTCCCGTTCCTGTTCGTGCTCGGGGTGCTGGGGACGCCGACGCTCGCGGCCTACGCCATCGGCCGGCGCGTGATGCTGCTGGCACTGATGCCCGCGTGGGGGTACTCGACGGCGGCCTCGACGCTCGTGGGCCAGCACCTCGGCGCGGACGACGCCGAGTCGGCGACGGACTACGGCTGGCAGACGCTGCGGGTGGCGCTGGCGGTACAGCTCGCCGTCGGCGCGGTGCTGGTCGTCCTCGCCCGCCCCATCGTCGGCCTGTTCGGGACCGCGTACCCCGACCTCGCGGCGCAGTTCGTCCGCGTGTTCGGCCTGATCGTCGCCGGCTTCTCCATCTCGCGGACGATGCGCGGGAGCCTTCGGGGGGCAGGGGACACGCGCTGGCCGCTCTACGGGACGATTCTGGGCGCGTACGGCTTTCGAATCCCGGTGGCGATACTGGCGCTGCCGACGGCGTTCGTCCTGACCGTCCCGGTGGTCGGCGTCGCGGTGTCACCCGGCCTCGGGCTCGGGCTGCCGGCCATCTTCGTGGCGCTCGTCGGGGACTTCTACCTGAAGGCGGCGGTCAACACCGGCCGCTTCTGGTCGGGGAAGTGGCGAGACGTGGCCGCTCGCGCCGGCGTCGGTGCGAGCGGGGACTGA
- a CDS encoding ribbon-helix-helix domain-containing protein, protein MPKISVEVPAELLDDLDEHVGSERKFVNRSEAIRASIRKTLDQLDDIDQRQGRLDDE, encoded by the coding sequence ATGCCAAAGATAAGCGTCGAGGTGCCCGCCGAGCTGCTCGACGACCTCGACGAACACGTCGGTTCGGAGCGGAAGTTCGTCAACCGGAGTGAAGCCATCAGAGCCTCCATCAGGAAGACGCTCGACCAGCTCGACGACATCGACCAGCGGCAGGGACGACTCGACGATGAGTAG
- the tatC gene encoding twin-arginine translocase subunit TatC, whose translation MPLADHVEEMAIRLFTVVGVMAAISIIALPASDELIQFLWFSFLDGPAEACGSFAVGAGDTVSAAGPDCPHVYSPLALILARLKVASLVGFIAALPVFVYQTYLFMRPGLYPRERRYYLAAVPTSLVLAAIGVGFAYFAVLRAMFDYFITYSDRAADLAFGLGDTFNLIILMLGFFALIFQIPLFVMLAIMMGVTTRQWLQDRRLYFWGAFAAIAFVFSPDPTGMAPLMVAVTMIALFEGTLLLLRWTGESSPIPTAEEAAARRPFVWLVAALAGYLVSPAPVPTGYYTQLPPVVTESLASVGLGNATPMLLGGSIIVAFELLAYLNKNYYGSVQVWRTLRRARLPVWAVGIVVGYLASPDPTLFRLVNQVSLEATAAAAVAGVLIAFFEGGLLVARLRNRSEG comes from the coding sequence ATGCCGCTGGCCGACCACGTCGAGGAGATGGCCATCCGCCTGTTCACCGTCGTCGGCGTGATGGCTGCTATCTCTATCATCGCGCTGCCGGCCTCGGACGAGCTCATCCAGTTCCTCTGGTTCTCGTTCCTCGACGGTCCGGCGGAGGCGTGTGGTTCCTTCGCCGTCGGCGCCGGGGACACCGTCTCGGCGGCCGGCCCCGACTGCCCGCACGTCTACAGCCCGCTCGCGCTCATCCTCGCGCGCCTGAAGGTCGCCTCGCTGGTGGGTTTCATCGCCGCGCTCCCCGTCTTCGTCTACCAGACGTACCTGTTCATGCGACCGGGGCTCTACCCCCGCGAGCGCCGCTACTACCTCGCGGCGGTCCCGACGAGCCTCGTGCTCGCGGCCATCGGCGTCGGCTTCGCGTACTTCGCCGTGCTGCGGGCGATGTTCGACTACTTCATCACCTACTCCGACCGGGCCGCCGACCTCGCGTTCGGCCTGGGCGACACCTTCAACCTCATCATCCTGATGCTGGGCTTCTTCGCGCTCATCTTCCAGATTCCTCTCTTCGTGATGCTGGCCATCATGATGGGCGTCACGACCCGCCAGTGGCTCCAGGACCGCCGGCTGTACTTCTGGGGTGCCTTCGCCGCCATCGCCTTCGTCTTCAGCCCCGACCCGACCGGGATGGCGCCGCTGATGGTCGCCGTGACGATGATTGCCCTGTTCGAGGGGACACTGCTCCTGTTGCGCTGGACCGGGGAGAGCTCGCCGATTCCGACGGCCGAGGAGGCCGCGGCCCGCCGGCCGTTCGTCTGGCTCGTCGCTGCCCTCGCCGGCTACCTCGTGAGCCCCGCGCCGGTGCCGACCGGCTACTACACCCAGCTCCCGCCCGTGGTCACCGAGTCGCTGGCCTCGGTCGGGCTGGGCAACGCGACGCCGATGCTGCTGGGCGGGAGTATCATCGTCGCCTTCGAACTGCTGGCGTACCTCAACAAGAACTACTACGGCAGCGTCCAGGTCTGGCGCACGCTCCGACGGGCCCGCCTTCCCGTCTGGGCGGTGGGCATCGTCGTGGGCTACCTGGCAAGCCCGGACCCGACGCTGTTCCGCCTGGTGAACCAGGTCAGCCTGGAGGCCACCGCCGCCGCCGCGGTCGCCGGGGTGCTCATCGCCTTCTTCGAGGGCGGATTGCTCGTCGCCCGCCTGCGCAACCGGAGCGAGGGCTGA
- a CDS encoding histidine phosphatase family protein yields the protein MSRILLTRHGETPWNREGRIQGWAATGLTERGRREASAMGAWVDDTYDVDRILASDSERTRRTTANLRDAAGPLPEPAFDATLRERGFGVYQGFLVEDLFERYPEHDPSHSVSALPADPDHGESVAAFCERVTSAWDSVRAATDPGETTLVVTHGGVIKVLLAELTDRDRDAALAAHSHDNCAVTEIRLDGADSTLVAEEQTDWRETVDW from the coding sequence ATGTCGCGGATTCTCCTCACCCGGCACGGCGAGACGCCCTGGAACCGCGAGGGGCGCATCCAGGGATGGGCCGCGACCGGCCTCACCGAACGCGGCCGGCGCGAGGCGAGTGCGATGGGCGCCTGGGTCGACGACACCTACGACGTCGACCGGATTCTCGCCTCAGATAGCGAGCGCACCCGCCGAACGACCGCGAACCTCCGCGATGCGGCCGGTCCGCTCCCCGAACCCGCCTTCGACGCTACCCTGCGAGAACGGGGCTTCGGCGTCTACCAGGGGTTCCTTGTCGAGGACCTCTTCGAGCGCTACCCCGAGCACGACCCGAGCCACAGCGTCTCCGCGCTGCCGGCCGATCCGGACCACGGCGAGTCCGTCGCTGCCTTCTGCGAGCGCGTCACGTCGGCCTGGGACTCGGTGCGGGCGGCGACCGACCCCGGCGAGACGACGCTGGTCGTCACCCACGGCGGCGTCATCAAGGTGCTCCTGGCCGAACTGACCGACCGCGACCGGGACGCGGCGCTGGCGGCCCACTCGCACGACAACTGCGCCGTCACCGAGATTCGGCTCGACGGTGCGGACTCGACGCTCGTCGCCGAAGAACAGACCGACTGGCGCGAGACAGTCGACTGGTAA
- the larE gene encoding ATP-dependent sacrificial sulfur transferase LarE, with protein sequence MTAVAEKLAAAREDLAARDGVLVAFSGGVDSSVVAAIAHDALGDDAVACTAKSETLPEAELEDAVRVAEEIGIRHEIVEFSELDSPEFIQNDDMRCYHCRSLRLGAMYDRAMELGIDVVCDGTNASDVGEGHRPGLRAVEELDAYSPLLEHDVEKSEVREIAREYDLSVADKPSMACLSSRIPTGLEVTEERLSRVEKAERLLRTWGFEQFRVRDHDGLARIEVGEAELETALDPDFVRAARDHVEDCGFDHVTLDLHGYQTGSVSPESEEDSEPVVADVFDAEYPSGD encoded by the coding sequence ATGACCGCTGTCGCCGAGAAACTCGCTGCTGCCCGGGAGGACCTCGCCGCGCGGGACGGCGTGCTGGTCGCGTTCTCCGGCGGCGTCGACTCGAGTGTCGTCGCTGCAATCGCCCACGACGCCCTCGGCGACGACGCCGTCGCCTGCACCGCGAAATCAGAGACGCTCCCGGAGGCCGAACTCGAAGACGCCGTGCGCGTCGCCGAGGAGATCGGTATCCGCCACGAGATCGTGGAGTTCTCCGAACTCGACAGCCCGGAGTTCATCCAGAACGACGACATGCGCTGTTATCACTGCCGCTCGCTACGCCTCGGCGCGATGTACGACCGCGCGATGGAACTGGGTATCGACGTGGTGTGTGACGGGACCAACGCCTCCGACGTGGGCGAGGGCCACCGCCCCGGCCTGCGAGCCGTCGAGGAACTCGACGCCTACTCGCCGCTGCTGGAACACGACGTCGAGAAATCGGAGGTGCGCGAAATCGCCCGCGAGTACGACCTCTCGGTGGCCGACAAGCCCTCGATGGCCTGTCTCTCCTCGCGCATCCCCACTGGACTGGAGGTCACCGAAGAGCGTCTCTCGCGAGTCGAGAAAGCCGAGCGCCTGCTCCGAACGTGGGGCTTCGAGCAGTTCCGCGTGCGCGACCACGACGGCCTGGCCCGCATCGAGGTCGGCGAGGCCGAACTGGAGACGGCGCTGGACCCCGACTTCGTCCGGGCGGCCCGCGACCACGTCGAGGACTGTGGGTTCGACCACGTGACGCTGGACCTCCACGGCTACCAGACCGGGAGCGTCAGCCCAGAGAGCGAAGAAGACAGCGAACCGGTCGTCGCCGACGTCTTCGACGCCGAATACCCGAGCGGCGACTGA